In one window of Drosophila mauritiana strain mau12 chromosome X, ASM438214v1, whole genome shotgun sequence DNA:
- the LOC117147327 gene encoding protein tweety isoform X1 — protein MGDYHEFTDQYKVPVIAKLLHALPHYNITFHKINSTFRPNDEIYLESLGILGSVPAALLIVSLLGLLFYLMTRCCDRKPRPAHSITSLKVALSIVTVMCCAAIGLGLYGNDDLHNGLLEVLTAGRKVDNLVTTIRNQTHILENTLTNRIRPQLVELADIFDQPVSNQTALSKLFVSLNIVQGNVTLATNAASDIRRPLMGISMTHFLTRGDQWELIRWPGTVATLALLLVLCAVLLVGVARHSRCALILFSVCGLLAVTGSWLMSGLYLSSSVAVGDLCISPADFLVSTAPRDLPTNVLLHYTQCEPGHTNPFTQRLRESQNSLNNARSAMATVMKISLVLFKSSGLQPKLGAVNADLNSSERLLTQLTALVDCKAVHHNFLAAARGLCEGGLLGLVLMLIASFIAAILLTIMVWVDSHTWIYIRKRNDYAQVDEPSYISHPAPQNHQQMMNAARTLPRNHNGHFSPPVISGSHTLQHPSKRQQHEMMAHAHIQQNMRAMGTHTLGRLPSHNHSPTHMTGPNNAAAVAAAANAAANMPPTTQAAQQQQQQQAQQQQQQAQQQLGGPQPIYCHHPHQHPHPHPHQHPHSHSAAAVAAAVQHQHAIYHQQQAQQYGTYTTAAHHAPHHLGPGQSQIYQQIPAHLAPQLAANGNPHSIYQPLVAVSQGSIYVSNLATMRRQNSQGGPQIPAHQHPPSLHQQQQQPPPPSQQQQQLHQLKSPQQHQQQLQQHQQQQQHHQQQHHQQQQQQQHHQQQQPNESDVVPISTAMDTAIYDRDKQIYKCSTLRQGGKFDPKYKPSILNCPLPEIPKDAEQPKVESIYEQRQQAHHQNYSKTLQRPPMKLPPQMKAIPPPRIGTPTSPPPPVAQPLNESNGGVPSGLQNGGAVVGGGGTNANEDTSLPPPPLEAQTEATKARMGAGPAANGKVLHNGGGGGGVGGGGGGAVDDDDDLPPPPPAITDESNYAVTEL, from the exons ATGGGCGACTATCACGAGTTCACGGACCAGTACAAGGTGCCGGTGATAGCGAAGCTACTCCACGCCCTGCCCCACTACAACATCACGTTCCACAAAATCAACAGCACATTCCGGCCCAACGATGAGATCTACCTGGAG AGCCTGGGCATTCTGGGCTCGGTTCCGGCTGCCCTGCTGATCGTCTCGCTGCTGGGACTGCTCTTCTATCTCATGACCCGCTGCTGTGACCGGAAGCCCCGGCCAGCCCACTCGATCACTAGCCTCAAGGTGGCCCTGTCCATTGTGACGGTGATGTGCTGCGCGGCGATTGGATTGGGATTATACGGAAACGATGATCTGCACAACGGACTGCTGGAGGTGCTGACGGCGGGCAGGAAGGTGGACAATCTGGTCACGACCATCCGCAATCAGACGCACATCTTGGAGAACACACTGACGAATCGCATACGGCCGCAGCTGGTGGAACTGGCGGACATCTTCGATCAGCCGGTGTCCAACCAAACGGCCCTCTCCAAGCTCTTTGTGTCGCTCAATATTGTCCAGGGAAATGTTACCCTAGCCACCAATGCGGCCAGCGATATCCGACGTCCCCTGATGGGCATTTCCATGACGCACTTCCTCACG CGTGGCGACCAATGGGAACTGATCCGCTGGCCGGGCACGGTGGCCACCTTGGCCCTGCTACTTGTCTTGTGTGCCGTGCtgctggtgggcgtggcccggCACTCGCGATGCGCCCTAATCCTGTTCAGCGTGTGCGGCTTGCTAGCCGTCACCGGTTCGTGGCTCATGTCCGGTCTGTATCTCTCCTCCTCGGTGGCTGTCGGCGATCTGTGCATCTCACCAGCGGACTTCCTGGTGTCCACGGCACCAAGAGACCTGCCCACGAATGTGCTGCTGCACTACACCCAATGCGAACCAGGCCACACGAATCCGTTTACCCAACGCCTGAGGGAATCGCAGAATTCCCTAAACAATGCTCGCAGTGCCATGGCCACGGTTATGAAGATATCGCTGGTGCTCTTCAAGTCCTCGGGGCTGCAGCCCAAGCTTGGTGCTGTAAATGCGGATCTGAATAGCAGTGAGAGATTGCTGACCCAGCTGACGGCGCTCGTGGATTGCAAGGCAGTGCATCACAATTTTTTGGCCGCCGCTCGAGGACTTTGCGAGGGAGGATTATTGGGACTGGTTCTGATGCTGATAGCCAGCTTCATTGCCGCCATTCTGCTAACCATCATGGTGTGGGTGGACTCGCACACGTGGATTTATATACGGAAACGTAATGACTATGCCCAGGTTGACGAGCCGTCGTATATTTCGCATCCGGCACCGCAGAACCACCAGCAGATGATGAACGCCGCCAGGACATTGCCGCGAAATCATAATGG GCACTTCAGTCCGCCGGTGATCAGCGGCTCCCACACGCTCCAGCATCCCAGCAAGCGCCAGCAGCACGAGATGATGGCCCACGCCCACATCCAGCAGAACATGCGCGCCATGGGCACACACACGCTCGGCCGGCTGCCATCGCATAACCACAGCCCCACCCACATGACCG GTCCCAATAATG cagcagcagtcgcagcagcagcaaacgcCGCCGCCAACATGCCGCCGACCACGCAGGCCgcccaacagcaacagcagcagcaggcgcagcagcaacagcagcaggcacAGCAACAGCTGGGAGGACCACAGCCCATCTACTGCCATCATCCACACCAGCATCCGCATCCCCATCCGCACCAGCACCCGCATTCGCATTCGGCTGCCGCCGTGGCCGCTGCAGTGCAGCACCAGCATGCGATCTACCACCAACAGCAGGCGCAGCAATACGGCACCTATACCACTGCGGCCCACCACGCGCCGCATCATCTGGGGCCGGGCCAGAGTCAGATCTACCAGCAGATTCCGGCGCATTTGGCGCCCCAACTGGCGGCCAATGGCAACCCCCACTCCATTTATCAGCCGCTAGTTGCTGTTAGCCAGGGCTCCATATATGTATCCAATTTGGCCACAATGCGTCGCCAGAACAGCCAGGGCGGCCCACAGATACCGGCGCACCAGCATCCACCCAGCTtgcatcagcaacagcagcaaccacCGCCCccctcgcagcagcagcaacagctgcatCAGCTCAAGTCCccgcagcagcaccagcaacagctgcagcagcaccagcagcagcagcagcaccatcagcagcaacatcaccagcagcaacagcagcagcaacaccatcagcagcaacagccaaACGAATCGGATGTCGTGCCCATCAGCACGGCCATGGATACCGCCATCTATGATCGGGATAAGCAGATCTATAAGTGCTCCACTTTGCGGCAGGGCGGCAAGTTTGATCCCAAGTACAAGCCATCGATTCTCAACTGCCCACTGCCGGAGATCCCCAAAGATGCGGAGCAGCCCAAGGTGGAGTCCATCTACGAGCAGCGTCAGCAGGCCCACCACCAAAACTACTCCAA GACCCTGCAGCGTCCACCGATGAAGTTGCCGCCCCAGATGAAGGCGATTCCGCCGCCGCGCATTGGCACGCCCACCTCGCCGCCCCCGCCCGTCGCCCAGCCGCTCAACGAGTCCAACGGAGGAGTGCCGTCGGGTCTGCAGAATGGAGGAGCTGTTGTGGGAGGAGGCGGGACAAACGCCAACGAGGACACctcgctgccgccgccgccgctggaAGCGCAAACGGAGGCGACAAAGGCCCGAATGGGAGCAGGACCGGCGGCCAATGGCAAGGTGCTGCACAATGGCGGAGGCGGTGGAGGCGTaggcggtggcggcggaggagcggtggacgacgatgatgatctgccgccgccgccgccagcGATAACCGACGAAAGCAACTATGCGGTGACGGAGCTGTAA
- the LOC117147327 gene encoding protein tweety isoform X2, producing the protein MGDYHEFTDQYKVPVIAKLLHALPHYNITFHKINSTFRPNDEIYLESLGILGSVPAALLIVSLLGLLFYLMTRCCDRKPRPAHSITSLKVALSIVTVMCCAAIGLGLYGNDDLHNGLLEVLTAGRKVDNLVTTIRNQTHILENTLTNRIRPQLVELADIFDQPVSNQTALSKLFVSLNIVQGNVTLATNAASDIRRPLMGISMTHFLTRGDQWELIRWPGTVATLALLLVLCAVLLVGVARHSRCALILFSVCGLLAVTGSWLMSGLYLSSSVAVGDLCISPADFLVSTAPRDLPTNVLLHYTQCEPGHTNPFTQRLRESQNSLNNARSAMATVMKISLVLFKSSGLQPKLGAVNADLNSSERLLTQLTALVDCKAVHHNFLAAARGLCEGGLLGLVLMLIASFIAAILLTIMVWVDSHTWIYIRKRNDYAQVDEPSYISHPAPQNHQQMMNAARTLPRNHNGYVLEDPFVTRPARFPPPFSRSLFLCSFSSRFLCSCAISDIPGTSVRR; encoded by the exons ATGGGCGACTATCACGAGTTCACGGACCAGTACAAGGTGCCGGTGATAGCGAAGCTACTCCACGCCCTGCCCCACTACAACATCACGTTCCACAAAATCAACAGCACATTCCGGCCCAACGATGAGATCTACCTGGAG AGCCTGGGCATTCTGGGCTCGGTTCCGGCTGCCCTGCTGATCGTCTCGCTGCTGGGACTGCTCTTCTATCTCATGACCCGCTGCTGTGACCGGAAGCCCCGGCCAGCCCACTCGATCACTAGCCTCAAGGTGGCCCTGTCCATTGTGACGGTGATGTGCTGCGCGGCGATTGGATTGGGATTATACGGAAACGATGATCTGCACAACGGACTGCTGGAGGTGCTGACGGCGGGCAGGAAGGTGGACAATCTGGTCACGACCATCCGCAATCAGACGCACATCTTGGAGAACACACTGACGAATCGCATACGGCCGCAGCTGGTGGAACTGGCGGACATCTTCGATCAGCCGGTGTCCAACCAAACGGCCCTCTCCAAGCTCTTTGTGTCGCTCAATATTGTCCAGGGAAATGTTACCCTAGCCACCAATGCGGCCAGCGATATCCGACGTCCCCTGATGGGCATTTCCATGACGCACTTCCTCACG CGTGGCGACCAATGGGAACTGATCCGCTGGCCGGGCACGGTGGCCACCTTGGCCCTGCTACTTGTCTTGTGTGCCGTGCtgctggtgggcgtggcccggCACTCGCGATGCGCCCTAATCCTGTTCAGCGTGTGCGGCTTGCTAGCCGTCACCGGTTCGTGGCTCATGTCCGGTCTGTATCTCTCCTCCTCGGTGGCTGTCGGCGATCTGTGCATCTCACCAGCGGACTTCCTGGTGTCCACGGCACCAAGAGACCTGCCCACGAATGTGCTGCTGCACTACACCCAATGCGAACCAGGCCACACGAATCCGTTTACCCAACGCCTGAGGGAATCGCAGAATTCCCTAAACAATGCTCGCAGTGCCATGGCCACGGTTATGAAGATATCGCTGGTGCTCTTCAAGTCCTCGGGGCTGCAGCCCAAGCTTGGTGCTGTAAATGCGGATCTGAATAGCAGTGAGAGATTGCTGACCCAGCTGACGGCGCTCGTGGATTGCAAGGCAGTGCATCACAATTTTTTGGCCGCCGCTCGAGGACTTTGCGAGGGAGGATTATTGGGACTGGTTCTGATGCTGATAGCCAGCTTCATTGCCGCCATTCTGCTAACCATCATGGTGTGGGTGGACTCGCACACGTGGATTTATATACGGAAACGTAATGACTATGCCCAGGTTGACGAGCCGTCGTATATTTCGCATCCGGCACCGCAGAACCACCAGCAGATGATGAACGCCGCCAGGACATTGCCGCGAAATCATAATGGGTACGTTTTAGAAGATCCCTTCGTGACCCGTCCCGCCCGATTCCCGCCTCCATTCTCTCGATCTCTCTTTCTCTGTTCTTTCTCGTCCCGTTTTCTCTGCTCTTGCGCCATATCTGACATTCCAGGCACTTCAGTCCGCCGGTGA
- the LOC117146639 gene encoding protein flightless-1, with amino-acid sequence MSVLPFVRGVDFTKNDFSATFPSSMRQMSRVQWLTLDRTQLAEIPEELGHLQKLEHLSLNHNRLEKIFGELTELSCLRSLDLRHNQLKNSGIPPELFHLEELTTLDLSHNKLKEVPEGLERAKNLIVLNLSNNQIESIPTPLFIHLTDLLFLDLSHNRLETLPPQTRRLINLKTLDLSHNPLELFQLRQLPSLQSLEVLKMSGTQRTLLNFPTSIDSLANLCELDLSHNSLPKLPDCVYNVVTLVRLNLSDNELTELTAGVELWQRLESLNLSRNQLVALPAALCKLPKLRRLLVNDNKLNFEGIPSGIGKLGALEVFTAANNLLEMVPEGLCRCGALKQLNLSCNRLITLPDAIHLLEGLDQLDLRNNPELVMPPKPSEASKATSLEFYNIDFSLQTQLRLAGAAVPPSMPSSATPKDSTARKIRLRRGPRSEGDQDAAKVLKGMKDVAKDKDNEAGALPEDGKPESLKPKRWDESLEKPQLDYSKFFEKDDGQLPGLTIWEIENFLPNKIEEVVHGKFYEGDCYIVLKTKFDDLGLLDWEIFFWIGNEATLDKRACAAIHAVNLRNFLGARCRTVREEQGDESEQFLSLFETEVIYIEGGRTATGFYTIEEMIHITRLYLVHAYGATIHLEPVAPAVTSLDPRHAFVLDLGTHIYIWMGERSKNTLNSKARLMAEKISKTERKNKCEIQLERQGEESAEFWQGLDMTPEEADAAEPPKEHVPEDYQPVQPRLYQVQLGMGYLELPQVELPEQKLCHTLLNSKHVYILDCYTDLFVWFGKKSTRLVRAAAVKLSRELFNMMDRPEYALVMRVPEGNEMQIFRTKFAGWDEVMAVDFTRTAKSVAKTGANLTQWARQQETRTDLAALFMPRQSAMPLAEAEQLEEEWNYDLEMMEAFVLENKKFVRLPEEELGRFYTGECYVFLCRYCIPIEEPENGPEDGANPAADVSKSSANNQPEDEIQCVVYFWQGRNAGNMGWLTFTFTLQKKFKAMFGEELEVVRIFQQQENLKFMSHFKRKFIIHTGKRKDKAHIAKGKSPVEFFHLRSNGGALTTRLIQINPDAVHLNSAFCYILHVPFETEDDSQSGIVYVWIGSKACNEEAKLVQDIAEQMFNSPWVSLQILNEGDEPENFFWVALGGRKPYDTDAEYMNYTRLFRCSNERGYYTVAEKCADFCQDDLADDDIMILDNGEHVFLWMGPRCSEVEVKLAYKSAQVYIQHMRIKQPERPRKLFLTMKNKESRRFTKCFHGWSAFKVYL; translated from the exons ATGAGCGTGCTGCCGTTCGTGCGCGGTGTGGACTTTACGAAAAATGATTTCAGC GCAACATTCCCCAGCTCCATGCGGCAGATGTCGCGGGTGCAGTGGCTCACACTGGATCGCACGCAGCTGGCGGAGATTCCCGAGGAGCTCGGCCACCTACAGAAGCTGGAGCACCTGTCGCTGAACCACAACCGCCTGGAGAAGATCTTTGGCGAGCTGACAGAGCTGTCCTGCCTGCGATCCCTCGACCTGCGGCACAATCAGCTAAAGAACAGCGGCATACCACCGGAGCTCTTTCACCTGGAGGAGCTGACCACGCTGGACCTGTCGCACAACAAGCTGAAGGAGGTGCCCGAGGGCTTGGAGCGGGCCAAGAACCTGATAGTGCTCAACCTGAGCAACAATCAGATCGAGAGCATACCCACGCCGCTGTTCATCCATCTCACGGATCTGCTGTTCCTGGATCTGTCGCACAATCGACTGGAGACACTGCCGCCGCAGACGCGACGTCTGATTAATCTGAAAACCCTGGACCTATCGCACAATCCGCTGGAGCTGTTCCAACTGCGGCAATTGCCCTCGCTGCAGAGCTTGGAGGTCCTCAAGATGAGCGGCACGCAGCGCACACTCCTCAATTTTCCCACCAGCATAGACAGTTTGGCCAATCTCTGCGAACTGGACCTGTCGCACAATTCGCTGCCCAAGCTGCCAGACTGCGTCTACAATGTGGTCACCTTGGTGCGACTGAATCTgagcgacaacgagctaaccgAACTGACTGCCGGTGTGGAGCTTTGGCAGCGTCTGGAGTCGCTGAATCTGTCGCGGAATCAACTGGTTGCGCTGCCGGCTGCCCTCTGCAAACTACCAAAGCTGCGGCGATTGCTGGTGAACGACAATAAGCTGAACTTCGAGGGCATCCCCTCGGGTATCGGCAAACTCGGAGCTCTGGAGGTGTTTACGGCAGCCAACAACCTGCTGGAAATGGTGCCAGAGGGACTCTGCCGATGCGGTGCTTTGAAGCAGCTCAACTTGAGCTGCAATCGGCTTATAACCCTGCCCGATGCCATCCACCTGCTCGAGGGCCTGGACCAGTTGGACCTGCGCAACAATCCGGAGCTTGTGATGCCGCCCAAGCCAAGCGAAGCGAGTAAAGCCACCAGTCTTGAGTTCTACAACATAGATTTTAGTCTGCAGACTCAGCTCCGGTTAGCTGGGGCTGCTGTGCCGCCTTCAATGCCATCGTCAGCAACGCCCAAGGATTCAACGGCGAGGAAGATCCGTTTACGACGCGGTCCTCGCAGTGAAGGCGATCAGGATGCTGCCAAGGTGCTCAAGGGCATGAAGGACGTGGCAAAGGATAAGGATAACGAGGCGGGTGCTCTGCCCGAGGACGGAAAGCCAGAGTCGCTGAAACCTAAAAGATGGGACGAGTCGCTGGAAAAGCCGCAACTGGACTACTCCAAGTTCTTTGAGAAGGACGATGGCCAGCTGCCGGGCTTGACTATTTGGGAAATCGAGAACTTCCTGCCCAACAAAATTGAGGAGGTGGTGCATGGAAAATTCTATGAGGGCGACTGCTACATAGTACTCAAGACCAAGTTCGATGACCTCGGCCTGCTCGATTGGGAAATATTCTTTTGGATAGGCAACGAGGCCACGCTGGACAAACGAGCTTGTGCTGCCATTCATGCAGTGAACCTAAGAAACTTTCTGGGCGCCCGATGTCGAACGGTTCGCGAGGAGCAGGGCGATGAATCCGAGCAGTTTCTGTCCCTCTTCGAGACGGAAGTCATCTACATTGAGGGCGGACGCACAGCTACTGGTTTCTATACCATAGAAGAGATGATACACATCACCAGATTGTATTTAGTGCACGCCTATGGCGCTACCATTCATCTGGAGCCAGTGGCTCCTGCCGTTACCTCTCTGGATCCCCGCCACGCCTTTGTCTTGGATTTGGGCACCCATATTTACATTTGGATGGGCGAGAGATCGAAGAACACGCTGAACTCCAAGGCCAGGTTAATGGCGGAAAAGATCAGCAAAACGGAGCGCAAGAACAAGTGTGAAATCCAGTTGGAGCGGCAGGGCGAGGAGAGTGCCGAGTTCTGGCAGGGACTGGACATGACTCCGGAGGAGGCAGACGCCGCAGAGCCACCAAAGGAGCACGTTCCAGAGGACTATCAGCCGGTGCAGCCTCGCCTCTACCAGGTGCAACTGGGCATGGGTTATCTGGAGTTGCCGCAAGTGGAGTTACCTGAGCAAAAACTTTGCCATACCTTGCTAAATAGCAAGCACGTCTACATACTCGACTGTTACACCGATCTGTTCGTTTGGTTTGGCAAGAAGTCGACGCGTTTGGTCCGAGCGGCCGCTGTCAAGTTGAGTCGGGAGCTCTTCAACATGATGGATCGTCCGGAATACGCGCTGGTGATGCGTGTACCCGAGGGCAATGAAATGCAGATCTTCCGGACCAAGTTCGCTGGCTGGGATGAGGTAATGGCCGTGGACTTCACGAGAACGGCGAAGTCGGTGGCCAAGACAGGGGCTAATCTCACACAGTGGGCTCGGCAGCAGGAGACGCGCACGGATCTTGCCGCGCTATTTATGCCCCGCCAGTCGGCCATGCCCTTGGCCGAGGCGGAACAGTTGGAGGAGGAGTGGAACTACGATCTGGAGATGATGGAGGCCTTTGTATTGGAGAACAAGAAGTTCGTCCGGCTGCCCGAGGAGGAGTTGGGTCGCTTTTACACCGGCGAATGCTATGTGTTCCTCTGCCGCTACTGCATTCCCATCGAGGAGCCCGAGAATGGCCCCGAAGATGGTGCTAACCCAGCCGCAGACGTCAGTAAATCCAGCGCCAACAATCAGCCAGAGGACGAGATCCAGTGCGTCGTTTACTTTTGGCAGGGACGCAATGCCGGCAATATGGGATGGCTCACGTTTACTTTTACGCTGCAGAAGAAGTTCAAGGCGATGTTCGgcgaggagctggaggtgGTGCGGATCTTCCAGCAGCAGGAGAACCTCAAGTTCATGTCCCACTTCAAGCGGAAGTTCATCATCCACACCGGCAAGCGGAAGGACAAGGCGCACATCGCGAAGGGCAAGTCGCCAGTTGAGTTCTTTCACCTGCGATCGAACGGCGGTGCGCTCACCACGCGCCTTATCCAAATCAATCCGGATGCAGTGCATCTCAACTCGGCCTTCTG CTACATACTCCATGTGCCATTTGAAACGGAGGATGATTCGCAGTCGGGGATTGTGTACGTGTGGATAGGCAGCAAGGCCTGCAACGAAGAGGCCAAACTGGTGCAGGATATTGCCGAGCAGATGTTCAACTCGCCGTGGGTGAGCTTGCAG ATCCTCAACGAGGGCGACGAGCCGGAGAACTTCTTCTGGGTGGCGCTGGGCGGCCGCAAGCCCTACGACACGGACGCCGAGTACATGAACTACACGCGGCTGTTCCGGTGCTCCAACGAGCGCGGCTACTACACGGTGGCCGAGAAGTGTGCCGACTTTTGCCAGGACGATCTGGCCGACGACGACATCATGATCCTGGACAACGGCGAGCACGTCTTCCTGTGGATGGGGCCGCGTTGCAGCGAGGTGGAGGTGAAGCTGGCCTACAAGTCCGCCCAGGTCTACATCCAGCACATGCGCATCAAGCAGCCGGAGCGGCCGAGGAAGCTCTTCCTCACGATGAAGAACAAGGAGTCGCGCCGGTTCACCAAGTGCTTCCACGGCTGGAGCGCCTTCAAGgtgtatttataa
- the LOC117147402 gene encoding putative peptidyl-prolyl cis-trans isomerase dodo: protein MPDAEQLPEGWEKRTSRSTGMSYYLNMYTKESQWDQPTEPAKKAGGASAGGADAPDEVQCLHLLVKHKGSRRPSSWREANITRTKEEAQLLLEVYRNKIVNQEATFEELARSYSDCSSAKRGGDLGKFGRGQMQAAFEEAAFKLNVNQLSGIVDSDSGLHIILRKA from the exons ATGCCTGATGCCGAGCAACTACCGGAGGGCTGGGAGAAGCGCACTAGCCGCTCCACAG GAATGAGCTACTATCTCAATATGTACACGAAGGAGTCGCAGTGGGATCAGCCCACAGAGCCGGCGAAGAAGGCGGGCGGAGCGTCCGCCGGCGGCGCAGATGCCCCGGACGAGGTGCAGTGCCTGCATCTCCTCGTGAAGCACAAGGGCAGCCGGCGTCCCAGCTCGTGGCGCGAGGCAAACATCACGCGCACCAAGGAGGAGGCCCAGCTGCTCCTCGAGGTCTATCGCAACAAAATCGTCAACCAGGAGGCCACCTTCGAGGAGCTGGCCCGCTCCTACTCCGATTGCAGCTCCGCCAAGAGGGGCGGCGACCTGGGAAAGTTCGGCAGAG GTCAGATGCAGGCGGCATTCGAGGAGGCTGCCTTCAAACTGAACGTCAACCAGCTGTCGGGCATCGTCGACAGCGACTCCGGCCTGCACATCATCCTGCGCAAGGCCTAG
- the LOC117147401 gene encoding protein penguin — protein MVSLEPKGPANVANTASPLKANKSPGKPANGQKFKPGGAGGAKKFDKFGGGAGKKFVKPGAGGAKKFDKSGPGGFKKFDKSGATGDKRLGGNKFAEGNKFRGKPQTQPQAPAEGEKQDWNKFKKEKKDLKLKRKSAKDTYEISKEANQIHEKLRCRRTENKDKLVEQIYKVLNVGDTISKVVKAHDTARVIQSMLKYASPALRAEISEKLLPFTVDMCQSKYAQFCVQRMLKYGAPATKAKLVDSLYGHIVRLAGHSIGSGLLDTMYQSATPNQRIFMRQEFYGDLYRKAKDSNVKTLSDTYKDATNMKASILGSVKANLDHVANKQLVDSALVHAVMLEYLRACDEDEEKLEETVTAFAALVPHMLSTKEGSEAGVICFYKSTPKNRRAIIKNIKEHLLKIATHEHGHVFLISLLNALDDTKATKKAIYDHLHGDLKALMSSPYGRRVIQWLVAPGDTTCFHPEFIRTVEEGLAFGKKEKELRRKEILEQIEAPIAQSIAEDAAFWLSNSHIGLVTGDILNHIQGESYEKAASALAQVVAQPEWRISADAAGPQPQDKKKPHNDVEAIIAQATKQRRKLLNFDSSSGDEDEDEDEESDDEEDEKEQKEQKEAAEDDAEPKVKKAKKEPKKPKAKEEEPSAPLVSGIEEAGMHIVLKKILKNDGKREGNPFSQQLLQNLSSGVLKAWLGVNRACFVLLKLVEECPALLEDCKKAVAAERSLSQILADRKTPGAKLLAAKLDIGK, from the exons ATGGTTAGCTTGGAGCCGAAAGGACCTGCTAACGTGGCCAACACGGCCTCGCCCCTCAAGGCCAATAAATCGCCCGGCAAGCCCGCCAATGGACAGAAGTTCAAGCCCGGTGGAGCAGGAGGCGCCAAGAAGTTCGACAAATTCGGCGGTGGAGCAGGCAAGAAGTTCGTAAAGCCAGGCGCTGGTGGTGCCAAGAAGTTCGACAAGTCTGGGCCCGGTGGCTTCAAGAAGTTTGACAAATCCGGAGCAACCGGCGACAAGAGGCTTGGTGGCAACAAGTTCGCCGAGGGCAACAAGTTCCGCGGAAAACCACAAACACAGCCACAGGCGCCGGCAGAGGGCGAGAAACAGGACTGGAACAAGTTCAAGAAGGAGAAGAAGGACCTCAAGCTGAAGCGCAAGAGTGCCAAGGACACCTACGAGATCAGCAAGGAGGCCAACCAGATCCACGAGAAGCTGCGATG CCGCCGAACGGAGAACAAGGACAAGCTGGTGGAGCAGATATACAAGGTGCTCAACGTGGGCGACACCATTTCGAAGGTGGTGAAGGCCCACGACACCGCCCGCGTGATCCAGAGCATGCTAAAGTACGCATCGCCAGCTCTGCGGGCCGAGATCTCCGAGAAGCTGCTTCCCTTCACCGTGGACATGTGCCAGTCGAAGTACGCCCAGTTCTGCGTGCAACGGATGCTCAAGTACGGTGCGCCGGCCACCAAAGCCAAGCTGGTGGACAGCCTGTACGGACATATAGTGCGTTTGGCCGGACACAGCATCGGCAGTGGGCTGCTGGACACGATGTATCAGAGCGCCACACCTAATCAACGCATCTTTATGCGCCAGGAGTTCTACGGCGATCTGTACCGGAAGGCCAAGGATTCGAATGTGAAGACTCTGAGCGACACCTATAAGGATGCCACGAACATGAAGGCCTCCATCTTGGGGTCGGTTAAAGCAAACCTGGATCATGTGGCCAACAAGCAGCTGGTGGACAGTGCGCTGGTGCACGCCGTGATGCTGGAGTACCTGCGCGCCTgcgacgaggatgaggagaaGCTGGAGGAGACGGTCACTGCGTTTGCGGCTCTAGTGCCTCACATGCTGTCCACCAAGGAGGGCAGCGAGGCGGGTGTTATATGCTTCTACAAGTCGACGCCCAAGAACCGCAGA GCCATCATTAAGAACATCAAGGAGCACCTGCTCAAGATCGCCACCCACGAGCACGGCCACGTGTTCCTCATCTCGCTGCTAAACGCACTGGACGACACCAAGGCGACCAAGAAGGCGATTTACGATCACCTACACGGAGATCTAAAGGCGCTAATGAGCAGTCCGTACGGCCGACGAGTGATTCAATGGCTGGTGGCTCCGGGCGATACGACATGCTTCCATCCAGAGTTCATTCGCACGGTGGAGGAGGGTCTAGCCTTTGGAAAAAAGGAGAAGGAGCTGCGTCGCAAGGAGATCCTTGAGCAGATAGAGGCGCCGATCGCACAGTCCATCGCCGAGGATGCCGCCTTTTGGCTGTCCAACAGCCACATCGGCCTGGTCACCGGCGACATTCTTAATCACA TTCAAGGCGAGTCCTATGAGAAGGCTGCTTCGGCCCTTGCCCAAGTCGTCGCCCAACCGGAGTGGCGCATTTCAGCAGACGCCGCCGGTCCGCAGCCGCAGGATAAGAAGAAGCCACACAATGACGTGGAGGCCATTATAGCCCAGGCTACCAAACAGCGCAGAAAACTGCTTAATTtcgacagcagcagcggcgacGAAGATGAAGATGAAGATGAGGAAAGCGACGATGAAGAAGACGAGAAGGAGCAGAAGGAGCAGAAGGAGGCGGCCGAAGATGATGCCGAACCCAAGGTGAAGAAAGCCAAAAAGGAGCCTAAAAAGCCAAAGGCAAAGGAGGAGGAGCCGTCGGCTCCGTTGGTCTCCGGAATCGAGGAGGCCGGCATGCACATTGTATTGAAGAAGATACTCAAGAACGATGGCAAGCGAGAGGGCAACCCGTTCAGCCAGCAGCTGCTCCAAAACTTGTCCTCCGGTGTG CTGAAAGCCTGGCTGGGCGTCAACCGGGCCTGTTTTGTCCTGCTCAAGCTGGTGGAGGAGTGTCCCGCACTGCTGGAGGACTGCAAGAAAGCCGTCGCGGCGGAGAGGAGCCTTAGCCAGATACTCGCGGACCGCAAGACGCCCGGAGCCAAGCTACTGGCCGCCAAACTGGACATTGGCAAATGA